A single Dermacentor albipictus isolate Rhodes 1998 colony chromosome 3, USDA_Dalb.pri_finalv2, whole genome shotgun sequence DNA region contains:
- the LOC139057501 gene encoding uncharacterized protein, with the protein MASSGRATGSAGAGLNAGLSTDDDDRMSACNGYTTLRRDDCELSTSSSSGGDDDCTSSGDSSSSSGSSSDSGNSHVAPAGASQSEDVDIEDVPTASSVAAVAAFMASEPQLGIWIQAMVERPADFPSDHPDEVHDWSGWPKFAPKKNADQQRAIAPSLPAKVPHVALVNQHEFLLPNMELLIHTQGRLMQPAPSFRCTNLVDDLQYTAWLTFTNSVGGECVGQYAHPDSPHPGSSWNGRVLSFSRLKLFSYDGFTSKLPPITLKCNNSYRIQVNVGIVDNSGHILSRSVVRRFVGAHFIAVTQFSKKVS; encoded by the exons ATGGCGTCGTCGGGCCGTGCTACTGGCTCCGCTGGCGCTGGCCTCAACGCCGGTCTCTCCACGGACGACGATGACCGGATGAGCGCTTGCAATGGCTACACCACGCtgcggagggacgattgcgagctgtcgacgagcagcagcagcggcggggaCGACGACTGCACCAGCagcggcgacagcagcagcagcagcggttccAGCAGCGACAGCGGAAACAGCCACGTGGCGCCGGCAGGCGCGTCCCAGTCGGAGGACGTCGACATCGAAGATGTGCCGACCGCCTCCAGTGTCGCAGCCGTCGCCGCCTTCATGGCGAGCGAGCCACAGTTGGGAATCTGGATCCAGGCGATGGTCGAACGACCGGCGGACTTTCCCAGCGACCACCCGGACGAAGTTCACGACTGGAGCGGTTGGCCCAAGTTCGCTCCCAAGAAGAACGCGGACCAACAGCGTGCGATCGCGCCGAGCCTGCCGGCCAAGGTTCCTCACGTCGCGCTCGTCAACCAGCACGAGTTCCTGCTGCCCAATATGGAACTGCTGATCCACACACAGGGCAG GCTCATGCAGCCAGCACCTTCGTTCCGCTGTACCAACTTGGTGGACGACCTGCAGTACACGGCTTGGCTCACATTCACTAATTCTGTTGGGGGCGAATGCG TTGGTCAATACGCCCACCCGGATTCACCGCATCCCGGTTCTTCGTGGAACGGCCGGGTGCTGTCGTTTTCTCGGTTAAAGCTCTTCTCCTACGACGGCTTCACCTCGAAACTGCCTCCG ATCACTCTGAAGTGTAACAACAGTTACCGCATCCAAGTGAACGTTGGAATCGTGGACAACAGCGGACACATCTTGAGCAGGTCGGTCGTCCGCCGCTTTGTCGGTGCCCACTTCATTGCCGTCACCCAGTTCAGcaaaaaagttag CTGA
- the LOC139057503 gene encoding T-box transcription factor TBX21-like isoform X1 → MGIWIQPNVVRPADLPSDHPDEVHDWSGWPKFPAKKDLDQQPAIAPSLPAKVPHVTLVNQHEFLLPRMELLIHTQGRFMQPAPSFRITNLVDDLQYTAWLTFTDSTGSECVGQYSHPDSPHPGSSWNGRVLSFSRLKLFSSDGFTSKPPPITLTCNNSYRIQVNVGIVEDSGHILSASVVRQFVGAYFVAVTQYSKKSSLSRPSNKGLKTKAR, encoded by the exons ATGGGCATCTGGATTCAGCCGAACGTCGTCCGCCCGGCGGACCTTCCCAGTGACCACCCGGACGAAGTTCACGACTGGAGCGGTTGGCCCAAGTTTCCTGCCAAGAAGGACTTGGATCAGCAGCCCGCGATCGCTCCGAGTCTGCCAGCCAAGGTTCCCCATGTCACCCTCGTCAACCAGCACGAGTTCCTGCTGCCCAGGATGGAACTGCTGATACACACACAGGGCAG GTTCATGCAGCCAGCGCCTTCGTTTCGGATTACAAACTTGGTGGACGACTTGCAGTACACGGCCTGGCTCACCTTCACGGATTCCACTGGGAGCGAATGCG TTGGTCAGTATTCCCACCCGGATTCACCGCATCCCGGTTCCTCGTGGAACGGCCGTGTGCTGTCGTTTTCTCGGCTGAAGCTCTTCTCCAGCGACGGCTTCACTTCGAAACCACCCCCG ATCACTCTAACGTGTAACAATAGCTACCGTATCCAAGTGAACGTTGGAATCGTGGAAGACAGCGGACACATCCTGAGCGCGTCGGTCGTCCGACAGTTTGTCGGTGCCTACTTTGTCGCCGTCACCCAGTACAGCAAGAAATCTAG tcTCTCGCGTCCAAGCAACAAGGGGTTGAAGACTAAGGCACGATAA
- the LOC139057503 gene encoding T-box transcription factor TBX21-like isoform X2 produces the protein MGIWIQPNVVRPADLPSDHPDEVHDWSGWPKFPAKKDLDQQPAIAPSLPAKVPHVTLVNQHEFLLPRMELLIHTQGRFMQPAPSFRITNLVDDLQYTAWLTFTDSTGSECVGQYSHPDSPHPGSSWNGRVLSFSRLKLFSSDGFTSKPPPITLTCNNSYRIQVNVGIVEDSGHILSASVVRQFVGAYFVAVTQYSKKSS, from the exons ATGGGCATCTGGATTCAGCCGAACGTCGTCCGCCCGGCGGACCTTCCCAGTGACCACCCGGACGAAGTTCACGACTGGAGCGGTTGGCCCAAGTTTCCTGCCAAGAAGGACTTGGATCAGCAGCCCGCGATCGCTCCGAGTCTGCCAGCCAAGGTTCCCCATGTCACCCTCGTCAACCAGCACGAGTTCCTGCTGCCCAGGATGGAACTGCTGATACACACACAGGGCAG GTTCATGCAGCCAGCGCCTTCGTTTCGGATTACAAACTTGGTGGACGACTTGCAGTACACGGCCTGGCTCACCTTCACGGATTCCACTGGGAGCGAATGCG TTGGTCAGTATTCCCACCCGGATTCACCGCATCCCGGTTCCTCGTGGAACGGCCGTGTGCTGTCGTTTTCTCGGCTGAAGCTCTTCTCCAGCGACGGCTTCACTTCGAAACCACCCCCG ATCACTCTAACGTGTAACAATAGCTACCGTATCCAAGTGAACGTTGGAATCGTGGAAGACAGCGGACACATCCTGAGCGCGTCGGTCGTCCGACAGTTTGTCGGTGCCTACTTTGTCGCCGTCACCCAGTACAGCAAGAAATCTAG CTGA